A genomic window from Candidatus Obscuribacterales bacterium includes:
- a CDS encoding ABC transporter permease codes for MTSTSSDLTDTPRTQGLKPTVFWGIAEDIPRSLNWVLFTLSIIIPFTGWWIVASLPGMNAAFLPSPADVVRAFMGLWERGFLLQDTWASVFRVSCGFLLAAIVSVPLGILMGTFASIAALFEPIIGILRYMPAPAFTPLLIIYLGLDEAPKIALIFLGTLFYNVLMIMDAVKFVPKDLLEATYTLGGRRLQVLTQVIMPYVTPSIIDTFRINIATS; via the coding sequence ATGACATCCACCTCTTCTGACCTGACCGATACTCCCCGCACCCAGGGACTCAAGCCTACGGTTTTTTGGGGAATTGCTGAAGATATCCCCCGATCCCTAAATTGGGTATTGTTTACCCTGTCGATCATTATCCCCTTTACAGGCTGGTGGATTGTTGCTAGCCTGCCGGGTATGAATGCCGCCTTCCTGCCATCTCCCGCAGATGTGGTTCGCGCTTTTATGGGATTGTGGGAACGAGGTTTTTTGCTACAAGATACTTGGGCTAGTGTATTTCGCGTGTCCTGTGGATTTCTTCTGGCAGCGATCGTCTCTGTGCCGCTGGGGATCCTGATGGGTACCTTTGCTAGCATAGCGGCTCTATTTGAACCGATCATCGGCATCCTGCGGTATATGCCAGCCCCTGCGTTTACCCCACTGCTGATTATTTATTTGGGACTTGACGAGGCACCTAAAATCGCCCTGATTTTTCTAGGGACGCTGTTCTACAACGTTCTGATGATCATGGACGCTGTGAAATTTGTACCGAAGGATCTTTTGGAAGCGACCTATACCCTGGGCGGTCGGCGTTTGCAAGTGCTCACCCAAGTGATTATGCCCTACGTCACACCTAGCATTATCGATACCTTTCGGATTAATATCGCCACCTCTT
- a CDS encoding ABC transporter substrate-binding protein, whose protein sequence is MRIPKFVSLLLVFCLSLTAAIGCNPSTETPTPDAPSSSDATSAPLVLGYSNWAGWWPWAIAEEEGLFAANGANVELRWFDGYLESMEAFAVGQLDANCQTLNDTISFAADAVNGEVVVLVNDNSAGNDKVIVTEEITTIQDLAGRNVGLEEGVVGDFLLTLALEEAGMSRSDVNIRGLETGEATAAFAAGQLDAVAAWPPYWLTALQLEGSKELLSSQDYPGAIPDLLVVSQVMIDERPDQVQALVNTWFDVLAFMDENPDRAQEIMAQRADVSLDEFQLFTDGTRMFTLEDNLEAFSPGEDMKHMPFAAQRMADFMTSVGFITEDKVPDLDAVLDDRFVQAYAASNS, encoded by the coding sequence CTGCAATCCCTCCACTGAGACTCCAACCCCAGATGCTCCGAGTAGCTCGGATGCGACGAGTGCGCCCTTGGTGCTGGGTTATAGCAACTGGGCCGGCTGGTGGCCTTGGGCGATCGCCGAAGAGGAAGGTCTCTTCGCTGCCAATGGCGCAAACGTCGAACTACGCTGGTTTGATGGCTATCTTGAATCCATGGAAGCCTTTGCTGTCGGTCAACTTGACGCCAACTGCCAGACGCTTAATGACACCATTTCCTTTGCCGCTGATGCTGTCAACGGAGAAGTAGTCGTGCTGGTCAACGACAACTCTGCCGGTAATGACAAAGTGATTGTGACAGAAGAGATCACTACAATTCAGGATCTCGCTGGCAGGAATGTAGGACTAGAAGAAGGGGTCGTGGGCGATTTCCTTCTTACCCTTGCCCTAGAGGAAGCCGGTATGTCTCGCAGCGATGTGAATATTCGCGGGTTAGAAACGGGCGAAGCCACAGCAGCATTCGCCGCAGGACAGCTTGATGCCGTTGCCGCCTGGCCACCGTACTGGCTGACAGCACTGCAGCTTGAAGGAAGTAAGGAACTGTTGAGTTCTCAAGACTACCCTGGAGCTATTCCCGATTTGTTAGTCGTCAGTCAAGTCATGATTGATGAACGCCCCGATCAAGTGCAGGCACTGGTCAACACGTGGTTTGATGTCTTAGCCTTCATGGACGAAAATCCCGATCGCGCCCAGGAAATTATGGCCCAACGGGCTGATGTGTCCCTCGATGAATTCCAACTGTTTACCGATGGGACTAGGATGTTTACCCTAGAAGATAATCTAGAAGCCTTTAGCCCTGGTGAAGACATGAAACATATGCCCTTCGCCGCCCAGCGCATGGCAGACTTTATGACCAGTGTTGGGTTTATCACCGAAGATAAGGTTCCCGATCTAGACGCAGTTCTCGATGATCGTTTCGTGCAGGCCTATGCCGCCAGCAATAGCTAA